In Leptodesmis sichuanensis A121, the following are encoded in one genomic region:
- a CDS encoding potassium channel family protein — protein MVNLSSLNFFQSLRASKKSKQFAVIGLGRFGRAVAGTLSRQGYDVLCVDTNEARVAQILSDQIATHARQLDSTQPAALREAGIFEQDTVIVAIGNFVQESIITTLNVKEGGVPHVVAKASSEVHMKLLQKVGADHVVFPEHECGCALATSLIQPGILERFELDPDNSIVEILVPDEFDGKTIAELRLRSTYGLNLLAVSHDGRFEINPPASTRLKKGTAMVVIGANQNLNRLTV, from the coding sequence TTGGTTAATCTATCTTCCTTAAACTTCTTTCAAAGCCTGCGGGCCAGCAAAAAAAGCAAGCAGTTTGCCGTGATTGGCTTGGGACGCTTTGGGAGAGCCGTTGCTGGAACATTAAGTCGGCAGGGATACGATGTCCTCTGTGTGGATACCAATGAGGCGAGAGTGGCGCAAATTTTGTCTGACCAGATTGCCACCCATGCTCGCCAGTTGGACTCTACCCAGCCAGCGGCCCTCAGAGAAGCGGGAATTTTTGAGCAGGATACGGTGATTGTAGCGATCGGCAACTTCGTCCAAGAAAGCATCATCACCACCCTGAATGTGAAAGAAGGAGGCGTTCCCCACGTCGTTGCCAAAGCCTCTTCCGAAGTCCACATGAAACTGCTGCAAAAAGTAGGAGCCGATCACGTTGTTTTTCCAGAGCACGAATGTGGCTGTGCCCTGGCGACATCCCTGATTCAACCCGGCATTCTGGAACGGTTTGAACTCGATCCCGATAACAGCATCGTGGAAATTCTGGTGCCTGATGAATTTGATGGCAAGACGATCGCTGAATTGAGATTACGCAGTACTTATGGCCTGAATTTATTAGCCGTTAGCCATGATGGCCGCTTTGAAATCAATCCCCCGGCCAGCACCCGCCTCAAAAAAGGAACTGCAATGGTGGTGATTGGAGCCAATCAAAATTTGAATCGATTAACGGTATAG
- a CDS encoding TrkH family potassium uptake protein: MSSSGEAAVLNLDEFNLPFTSDPMTVSRTICLGFLAVISIGTLLLAMPFSLTNGEWSWENLIVALFTATSAVCVTGHIVVDTATYFSTWGHIFIIMLIQVGGLGYMTATTFLLILLGRRMGLRDKVAIQQALDRTGIEGVAQLIRSIIATTLIFEITGLFLLLPVFVPQYGLDQGLWLALFHSVSAWNNAGFSVFSDSLVGYQSSLLVNLVIPGLIIFGGIGYDVIFEMYLWLRERLSREKRHIVLSLNFKVAVSTTLILLIMGTIAFFLVELRNPSILAGKDLQTQILAAWFQSVTSRTAGFNTIDIGKMTTAGLFITIALMFIGGNPGGTAGGIKTTTLRVLTSCTKTILQGREEVYLYERQIPVSLVLKAVGVVVGSLALVIVMTILIALSDPEFDFIQILFEVVSAFATVGLSTGATLDAQFSTFAKLVLVATMYIGRLGVLLLMSAALGDPKPSFVRYPEENLLVG; the protein is encoded by the coding sequence GTGAGTTCTTCTGGAGAAGCAGCAGTTTTGAACCTGGACGAGTTTAATTTACCGTTTACTTCTGATCCAATGACTGTCTCCCGCACAATCTGTCTGGGGTTTCTTGCCGTGATTAGCATTGGCACCCTGTTACTCGCCATGCCCTTCTCCCTCACCAATGGGGAATGGAGTTGGGAAAACCTGATCGTAGCGCTATTTACAGCTACCTCTGCGGTTTGTGTTACTGGACATATTGTGGTAGACACGGCGACGTACTTTTCTACCTGGGGACATATTTTTATCATTATGCTGATCCAGGTAGGGGGGTTGGGGTACATGACCGCGACCACCTTTCTGTTGATTTTACTGGGACGGCGCATGGGGTTGCGAGATAAGGTGGCGATTCAACAAGCCCTCGATCGCACCGGAATTGAGGGAGTGGCTCAACTGATTCGATCAATTATCGCCACCACCCTGATTTTTGAGATTACCGGCCTGTTTCTGCTGTTGCCAGTCTTCGTTCCCCAATATGGTCTGGATCAGGGATTGTGGCTGGCTCTATTTCACAGCGTCAGTGCCTGGAATAATGCGGGGTTCAGCGTATTTTCGGATAGTCTGGTTGGGTATCAGTCCTCTCTTTTAGTGAATCTTGTGATTCCTGGACTGATTATTTTTGGCGGCATTGGTTACGACGTAATTTTTGAAATGTATCTGTGGTTGCGGGAGCGCCTTTCGCGAGAGAAACGGCATATTGTGTTGTCCCTCAACTTCAAGGTCGCCGTCAGCACGACCCTGATTTTGTTAATTATGGGAACGATCGCCTTCTTTCTCGTCGAATTACGCAATCCCAGCATTCTGGCCGGGAAAGATTTGCAAACTCAGATTCTGGCAGCCTGGTTCCAATCCGTGACCTCCCGCACCGCCGGGTTTAATACGATCGATATCGGCAAAATGACCACTGCCGGATTGTTTATTACGATCGCCCTGATGTTCATTGGCGGCAATCCGGGAGGAACCGCAGGCGGCATTAAGACAACGACTTTGCGTGTATTGACCAGTTGCACCAAAACAATTTTGCAGGGACGGGAAGAAGTATACCTGTATGAACGACAAATCCCTGTATCCCTGGTACTCAAAGCGGTTGGAGTAGTGGTTGGGTCGTTAGCGCTCGTGATTGTGATGACAATTCTGATTGCGCTATCCGATCCGGAGTTTGACTTCATCCAGATTCTATTTGAGGTCGTCTCTGCCTTTGCCACTGTCGGGCTATCTACCGGAGCAACTCTGGATGCTCAGTTTTCTACCTTTGCCAAATTGGTACTAGTAGCGACGATGTATATTGGTCGGCTCGGGGTGTTATTGCTGATGTCTGCGGCTCTGGGTGATCCGAAACCCAGTTTTGTCCGCTATCCGGAGGAAAACTTACTGGTTGGCTAA
- a CDS encoding ISKra4 family transposase (programmed frameshift) — protein MDAEKKAQIQAHARALAALLYEETDPEQVKTLAGIEVAVRGHLLEHVGPELGGFFIATSSGTTSGRKRSLDSIVGRLHLSEKQAQILEVKAYTRWSPYLEQCCLLLSANESYERAAEDIEVLTGVKVTHSTQQRLVHRQTFELPQVAGVVEEMSVDGGKVRLRTPQGQPSEWRDYKGVNLHECCVAAFFQDNEQLVNWVNPQPLSDPLTCLGDGHDGIWNIYAQIGTTTQRREILDWYHLIENLGKVGGSQQRLAVVEACLWQGDVEGAIIQFEDWQHERVATFIAYLNKHRQRIVNYGYYQAEGISIGSGAIESTVKQVGRRVKISGAQWEKGNVPQVLKQRCAYLNGQFSK, from the exons ATGGACGCTGAGAAAAAAGCCCAAATTCAAGCCCATGCTCGTGCCCTTGCCGCTCTGCTGTACGAGGAAACCGACCCGGAGCAAGTAAAAACATTAGCAGGGATTGAGGTAGCAGTAAGAGGGCATCTGCTGGAACACGTCGGTCCAGAACTCGGGG GATTTTTTATTGCAACAAGCAGCGGCACCACAAGTGGACGAAAGCGCAGCCTCGACAGTATCGTCGGACGACTGCACTTGAGCGAGAAACAGGCACAAATTCTGGAGGTGAAAGCCTACACACGCTGGAGTCCTTACCTGGAGCAGTGTTGTTTGTTGCTCAGTGCCAACGAGTCGTATGAGCGAGCGGCAGAAGACATCGAAGTGTTGACTGGGGTGAAGGTTACTCACAGCACTCAACAACGATTAGTCCATCGTCAAACCTTCGAGTTACCGCAAGTGGCAGGAGTGGTTGAGGAGATGAGTGTAGACGGCGGCAAAGTACGATTGCGAACCCCTCAAGGACAACCGAGTGAATGGCGAGATTACAAGGGGGTGAATCTGCACGAGTGCTGTGTGGCTGCTTTTTTCCAGGATAACGAGCAATTGGTTAACTGGGTCAACCCTCAACCCTTGTCTGACCCGCTCACTTGCTTAGGAGATGGGCACGATGGGATCTGGAATATTTATGCCCAGATCGGCACCACGACCCAAAGACGGGAGATTTTGGATTGGTATCACCTCATCGAGAATTTGGGCAAGGTGGGTGGTTCCCAGCAACGTTTAGCGGTGGTGGAAGCCTGCTTGTGGCAGGGCGATGTCGAGGGAGCGATCATCCAGTTTGAGGATTGGCAACACGAGCGGGTTGCGACTTTCATTGCCTATCTCAACAAGCATCGACAGCGGATTGTCAACTATGGCTATTATCAAGCCGAAGGCATTTCCATTGGTTCTGGTGCAATTGAATCAACGGTCAAACAAGTCGGGCGGCGCGTCAAGATATCGGGGGCGCAGTGGGAAAAGGGTAACGTACCACAGGTGCTGAAGCAACGCTGTGCTTACCTTAATGGGCAATTCTCAAAATGA